The proteins below come from a single Arthrobacter sp. zg-Y1171 genomic window:
- a CDS encoding aldo/keto reductase — MQTRTLGSQGLTTSAIGYGSMGISLAYGPGDEQEGISAIQKAHELGVTFFDTAELYGWGANEEIVGRAVKSFRDEVVIATKFGFTRDGGFDSRPEHIRDVVENSLSRLGVDHIDVLYQHRVDPSVPIEDVAGTVKEFIDAGKVKYFGLSEAGPETLRRAHAVQPVSVLQTEYSLFERDVEVLFPVLNELGIGFVPYSPLGRGFLTGTAKPAAEYDETDMRSWDARWQPGNFEKNVDATRKLTELAASKDATVAQLALAWLLAQGEHIVPIPGTRSAKRVEENVGAVDLSLTDADLARIKEILPTGGFGARYPEGMSPTWQ; from the coding sequence ATGCAGACACGCACTCTGGGCAGCCAAGGCCTGACCACTTCCGCCATTGGTTACGGCTCAATGGGCATCTCGCTTGCCTACGGTCCCGGTGATGAGCAGGAAGGCATTTCTGCGATCCAGAAAGCGCATGAGCTGGGCGTGACGTTCTTTGATACAGCCGAGCTGTACGGCTGGGGTGCGAACGAGGAGATCGTTGGCCGGGCCGTGAAGAGCTTCCGTGACGAGGTTGTCATCGCCACGAAGTTCGGCTTCACGCGCGACGGCGGTTTCGATAGCCGCCCGGAACACATCCGCGACGTCGTCGAGAACAGCTTGAGTCGTCTCGGCGTAGACCACATCGATGTGCTCTACCAGCACAGGGTGGACCCCAGCGTTCCCATCGAGGATGTCGCCGGGACCGTGAAGGAGTTTATCGATGCCGGCAAGGTGAAGTACTTCGGTCTCAGCGAAGCTGGCCCGGAGACCTTGCGCCGCGCCCATGCCGTGCAGCCCGTCTCGGTCCTTCAGACCGAGTACTCCCTCTTCGAGCGCGACGTGGAGGTGCTGTTCCCCGTCCTGAACGAGCTCGGCATCGGGTTCGTGCCCTACTCACCCCTCGGGCGCGGGTTCCTCACCGGCACCGCGAAGCCGGCAGCCGAGTATGACGAGACCGACATGCGCAGCTGGGACGCCCGATGGCAGCCCGGCAACTTCGAGAAGAACGTCGACGCCACCCGTAAGCTGACTGAACTCGCCGCATCCAAGGACGCCACCGTGGCGCAGCTCGCCCTTGCCTGGCTGCTCGCACAGGGTGAACACATCGTCCCGATCCCCGGCACCCGCAGTGCCAAGCGCGTCGAGGAGAACGTCGGCGCCGTTGACCTCAGTCTCACTGATGCCGACCTGGCCCGCATCAAAGAGATCCTTCCGACCGGCGGATTCGGTGCCCGCTATCCGGAAGGCATGAGCCCGACCTGGCAGTAA
- a CDS encoding RidA family protein, giving the protein MSASAQSSLVTLIRSTQLSDAAEYAYAATAPADARLIFLAGSCPLEEDGSTAAIGDYAGQAAKCMANLELALKAAGAALEDVLSTRVLVASSSQADLVTAWEVVRDAFGSHDAPSTLLGVTVLGYDHQLVEIEAVAAVRN; this is encoded by the coding sequence ATGTCAGCTTCCGCACAGTCCTCCTTGGTAACCCTCATCCGCTCCACCCAGCTGTCCGACGCCGCGGAGTATGCCTACGCCGCCACGGCACCCGCGGACGCCAGGCTCATCTTCCTCGCCGGGTCCTGCCCGCTGGAGGAAGACGGTTCGACGGCGGCCATCGGCGACTATGCCGGCCAGGCGGCCAAGTGCATGGCGAACCTGGAGCTTGCGCTGAAGGCCGCCGGGGCTGCACTCGAGGACGTCCTCAGCACACGGGTGCTGGTTGCCTCCAGCTCCCAGGCGGACCTGGTCACCGCCTGGGAAGTAGTCCGGGATGCCTTCGGCAGCCACGACGCCCCCAGCACTCTTCTGGGAGTCACGGTGTTGGGTTACGACCACCAACTCGTCGAAATTGAAGCCGTAGCCGCTGTCCGCAACTAG
- a CDS encoding arsenate reductase ArsC: MSTETAAKPSVLFVCVHNAGRSQMAAAYLRHLGEGRIEVRSAGSAPADSVNPAAVEAMAEEGIDMSAELPKVLTTEAVKESDVVITMGCGDACPIFPGKRYEDWKLDDPAGQGVAAVRPIRDDIKTRITALIADLLPA, encoded by the coding sequence ATGAGCACCGAAACCGCAGCCAAGCCCTCCGTCCTGTTCGTCTGCGTGCACAACGCCGGACGGTCGCAGATGGCCGCCGCGTACCTGCGACACCTCGGCGAGGGACGGATCGAAGTCCGGTCCGCCGGATCCGCGCCCGCCGACTCGGTCAACCCTGCAGCCGTCGAAGCCATGGCCGAAGAGGGCATCGACATGTCTGCCGAGCTGCCCAAGGTGCTGACCACCGAGGCAGTGAAGGAGTCCGACGTCGTGATCACCATGGGCTGCGGCGACGCCTGCCCGATCTTCCCCGGCAAGCGCTACGAGGACTGGAAACTCGACGACCCCGCCGGCCAGGGTGTGGCCGCGGTCCGCCCCATCCGCGACGACATCAAGACCCGGATCACCGCACTCATCGCCGACCTCCTGCCGGCTTAG
- a CDS encoding multidrug efflux SMR transporter → MAYLFLIGAILFEVAGTVSLRLAVDDKRWYAGVAVGYLVAFGMLTLTLAHGLPLGIAYGIWAAAGVALTAVIGRVLFKEPFTWLMGLGIVLIAGGVLLIELGAVH, encoded by the coding sequence ATGGCCTACCTCTTCCTGATCGGCGCGATCCTCTTCGAAGTAGCCGGCACAGTTTCCCTCCGTCTCGCCGTCGACGACAAGCGCTGGTACGCAGGAGTCGCCGTCGGCTATCTGGTGGCGTTCGGCATGCTCACCCTCACCCTCGCCCACGGCCTGCCGCTGGGCATCGCCTACGGGATCTGGGCGGCCGCCGGCGTTGCACTGACTGCGGTTATCGGCAGGGTCTTATTCAAGGAACCCTTCACCTGGCTGATGGGCCTGGGAATAGTCCTTATTGCCGGCGGTGTGCTGCTCATCGAACTGGGCGCTGTGCACTGA
- a CDS encoding FAD-dependent oxidoreductase produces MNTELSQLPVAVIGSGPVGLAAAAHLLERGLTPVIFEAGDSPASAVRAWRHIRLFSPWQYDVDAAARRLLAGTGWQEPDAETLPTGAELLEQYLQPLAAVPAIRDVLHTNSEVVAVSREGLDKTRTGGRDATPFLVRVRNADGTTADNRVRAVIDASGTWNSPNPLGSAGLAAPGEAAAYAEGFITAPLPDVTGRDRDRFAGKHILVVGAGHSAANTLLALGELAEQEPDTRISWAIRRSSAASVYGGGDLDGLPARGALGSRLRTLVEEGRIELHTSFTITGFKSSGSLAVIGTTPCGETQLDVDLLVPATGFRPNLDMLREIRLDLDPAVEAPRALGPLIDPEFHSCGTVTPHGARLLSHPEKDFYITGMKSYGRAPTFLMATGYEQVRSIAAALAGDQKAADDVELVLPETGVCSTDLGGSCDTVAGCNTDATAAPAAESCCGVPEPAAAAPAAESCCGVPEPAAATPAAESCCGTPEPAFLGIPTGLEHGRSGEQGN; encoded by the coding sequence ATGAACACTGAACTGTCCCAGCTTCCCGTCGCCGTCATCGGGTCCGGCCCCGTGGGCCTGGCGGCCGCCGCGCACCTGCTCGAACGCGGACTGACTCCGGTCATCTTTGAAGCCGGCGACTCACCCGCCTCGGCCGTGCGCGCCTGGCGGCACATTCGGCTGTTCTCGCCGTGGCAGTACGACGTCGACGCCGCCGCCCGCCGCCTGCTCGCCGGCACCGGCTGGCAGGAACCGGACGCCGAGACCCTGCCGACCGGCGCGGAACTGCTCGAGCAGTACCTGCAGCCGCTGGCTGCCGTGCCCGCCATCCGCGATGTGCTGCACACCAACAGTGAGGTAGTTGCCGTCAGTCGGGAAGGCCTGGACAAAACCCGCACCGGCGGACGCGATGCCACTCCGTTCCTGGTCCGTGTCCGGAACGCCGACGGCACAACCGCCGATAACCGGGTCCGCGCCGTCATCGACGCTTCCGGCACCTGGAACTCCCCGAACCCGCTGGGCTCGGCCGGACTCGCAGCACCGGGGGAGGCCGCCGCCTATGCAGAGGGCTTCATCACGGCGCCGCTGCCGGATGTCACCGGCCGGGACCGCGACCGGTTCGCCGGCAAGCACATCCTGGTGGTCGGTGCAGGCCATTCGGCGGCCAACACGCTGCTGGCGCTGGGGGAGCTGGCCGAGCAGGAACCGGACACCCGGATCAGCTGGGCCATCCGCCGGTCCTCGGCGGCCAGCGTGTACGGCGGCGGCGACCTGGACGGACTGCCGGCCCGCGGCGCGTTGGGCAGTCGGCTGCGGACCCTGGTCGAGGAAGGCCGCATCGAACTGCACACCTCGTTCACCATTACCGGCTTCAAGAGCTCCGGCAGCCTCGCCGTCATCGGGACCACTCCATGCGGGGAGACGCAGTTGGACGTCGACCTGCTGGTTCCGGCCACCGGCTTCCGGCCGAACCTGGACATGCTCCGTGAAATCCGGCTGGATCTGGATCCCGCCGTGGAAGCTCCGCGGGCGCTCGGGCCGCTCATCGATCCGGAATTCCACAGCTGCGGCACCGTGACGCCGCACGGCGCCCGGCTGCTGTCCCACCCCGAGAAGGACTTCTACATCACCGGAATGAAGTCCTACGGCCGGGCACCGACGTTCCTGATGGCCACCGGCTATGAGCAGGTCCGTTCCATTGCCGCGGCCCTTGCCGGGGATCAGAAGGCGGCCGACGACGTCGAACTCGTCCTGCCCGAAACCGGGGTCTGCTCCACGGATCTGGGCGGCAGCTGCGATACCGTGGCCGGCTGCAATACCGACGCCACCGCTGCGCCTGCCGCTGAGTCCTGCTGCGGTGTGCCGGAGCCGGCAGCTGCTGCGCCTGCCGCTGAGTCCTGCTGCGGTGTGCCGGAGCCGGCAGCTGCTACGCCCGCTGCTGAGTCCTGCTGTGGGACGCCGGAACCTGCATTCCTCGGTATTCCTACCGGACTGGAACACGGCCGCTCCGGAGAACAGGGGAACTAG
- a CDS encoding metalloregulator ArsR/SmtB family transcription factor, with translation MSSIPGYIDTCQSVHNGQVTSALTVPAPAVETCCTPLTSEALSIEDAQRFAQLLKAVAEPTRLRLVSLIAAQENKEACVCDLTEPIGLGQPTVSHHLKILVDAGILHREKRGVWAYYSIVPGALERAAAVLSPR, from the coding sequence ATGTCGAGTATCCCGGGATATATCGATACCTGTCAATCTGTGCATAATGGGCAGGTGACCTCTGCACTGACAGTTCCCGCTCCCGCCGTCGAGACCTGCTGCACGCCGCTGACTTCTGAAGCGCTGAGCATCGAAGACGCCCAGCGCTTCGCCCAGCTGCTCAAGGCCGTGGCCGAGCCGACCCGACTGCGCCTGGTCTCACTGATCGCCGCCCAGGAGAACAAAGAAGCCTGCGTGTGCGACCTCACCGAGCCGATCGGGCTGGGCCAGCCCACGGTGTCCCACCATTTGAAGATCCTGGTTGACGCCGGCATTCTGCACCGTGAGAAGCGCGGTGTCTGGGCCTACTACTCCATCGTGCCGGGCGCACTGGAACGCGCGGCTGCTGTTTTGTCGCCCCGGTGA
- the arsB gene encoding ACR3 family arsenite efflux transporter: MSRTDVPPRSFVSTSTAPPQTGQVTGRLSTLDRFLPVWILAAMAVGLLLGRLVPGIGPALDSVKVSNVSLPIAVGLLVMMYPVLAKVRYDETSRVIADRKLMITSLVLNWVAAPAFMFALAWIFLPDLPEYRTGLIIVGLARCIAMVMIWNDLACGDREAAAVLVAINSVFQVLAFGALGWFYLQVLPGWLGLETTSAGFSFWAITASVLVFLGVPLLAGFLTRTLGEKAKGRDWYEGTFLPKLGPWALYGLLFTIVLLFALQGDEITSNPLDVARIALPLLVYFLVVFGAGMLLGKLLDLGYARTTTLAFTAAGNNFELAIAVAIGTYGVTSGQALAGVVGPLIEVPVLVALVYVALWAQKKYWPAATPALATSPNASTEKTNR, encoded by the coding sequence ATGTCCCGTACCGATGTCCCGCCGAGGAGCTTTGTGAGCACGTCCACCGCACCACCCCAGACCGGTCAGGTCACCGGCCGGCTTTCGACGCTTGACCGCTTCCTGCCGGTGTGGATCCTCGCCGCAATGGCCGTCGGGCTGTTGCTGGGCCGGTTGGTCCCGGGCATCGGTCCCGCGCTGGACTCGGTGAAGGTGTCCAATGTGTCGCTGCCCATCGCCGTCGGCCTGCTGGTGATGATGTATCCGGTGCTGGCCAAGGTCCGCTACGACGAAACCTCGCGGGTGATTGCCGACCGGAAACTGATGATCACCTCGCTGGTACTGAACTGGGTGGCCGCACCGGCGTTTATGTTCGCCCTGGCCTGGATCTTCCTGCCGGACCTGCCCGAATACCGCACCGGGCTGATCATCGTGGGGCTGGCCCGCTGCATCGCCATGGTGATGATCTGGAACGACCTGGCCTGCGGTGACCGCGAAGCCGCCGCCGTGCTGGTCGCCATCAACTCCGTCTTCCAGGTCCTCGCCTTCGGCGCCTTGGGCTGGTTCTACCTGCAGGTCCTGCCCGGCTGGCTCGGCCTGGAAACCACCAGCGCCGGCTTCTCCTTCTGGGCCATCACCGCCAGCGTCCTCGTTTTCCTGGGCGTCCCGTTGCTGGCCGGTTTCCTCACCCGCACCCTCGGTGAAAAGGCGAAGGGCCGCGACTGGTACGAGGGCACCTTCCTGCCGAAGCTTGGCCCGTGGGCGCTCTACGGCCTGCTGTTCACCATCGTGCTGCTGTTCGCCCTGCAGGGGGATGAAATCACCTCGAACCCGCTCGACGTCGCCCGCATCGCCCTGCCGCTGCTGGTCTACTTCCTCGTGGTCTTCGGTGCCGGCATGCTGCTGGGCAAGCTCCTGGACTTGGGCTACGCCCGCACCACCACGCTGGCCTTCACCGCCGCGGGAAACAACTTCGAACTCGCCATCGCCGTGGCGATCGGCACCTACGGCGTGACCTCCGGGCAGGCGCTGGCCGGCGTCGTCGGCCCCCTGATCGAAGTCCCCGTCCTGGTCGCCCTGGTCTACGTCGCCCTTTGGGCGCAGAAGAAATACTGGCCCGCCGCCACCCCAGCCCTTGCGACCTCTCCAAACGCCTCCACAGAAAAGACGAACCGATGA
- a CDS encoding multidrug efflux SMR transporter, which translates to MNNAAKGWLLLSAAILAEVTASLSLKGALEHAGLYAVVAAGYLGSFILLAGVLRAGMALGVAYGVWGASGVALTAIGSLVFFGEPLTLLMGIGITVVIAGVLCVELGSQAAHEKTETA; encoded by the coding sequence ATGAACAACGCCGCAAAAGGGTGGCTGCTCCTGTCCGCCGCCATCCTGGCTGAAGTGACGGCGTCGCTCTCGCTCAAAGGTGCGCTGGAGCATGCCGGTCTCTATGCCGTGGTCGCGGCCGGCTATCTAGGCTCATTCATCCTGCTCGCCGGCGTCCTGCGCGCCGGCATGGCCTTGGGTGTCGCGTACGGCGTCTGGGGTGCGAGCGGCGTCGCCCTGACCGCCATCGGCTCCCTGGTCTTCTTCGGCGAACCGCTCACCCTGCTGATGGGCATTGGTATCACCGTTGTCATCGCCGGGGTGCTCTGCGTCGAACTCGGGTCCCAAGCGGCACATGAGAAAACCGAAACCGCGTAA